Sequence from the Nocardia cyriacigeorgica GUH-2 genome:
CCGACAGCAACGCCGCGTACAGCGGGCCGCGATCGGCGACCGCGCCGATCTCACTGCGCGTGGTCCGGATGACGGGCACCGCGGTATCGGCGGCCTGCCCCGACCACGACGATTCCAGCGCGTGCAGCCCACGGGTCTGGGTGGATTCGGTGGCGTCGGCGGTGGCCGAGGCCGTGGTCAACGCGCCGAGCACCTGCTGATCGGGTGCGGGCGCGCCGGAACCGAGCCCGGACCGTAGCCGGCGCAGCGGTTCGGCCAGCACCGTCACCATCGGCGGATCGGAGATCGGTTTCATGCCTGATCACCCGCCCGGCCGAGCGCGGTGGCGGCGGTGGCGTCCAGGTCGGCGGCCGCGGCGGCCTGCCCCTGCACCGTCTGCCCGTAGGCGGTGACCAGCGTCGCCGCGGTGGTCAGCGCGGTGTGATCGTCGGCGACGGCCGCGACGAACTCGGTCGCGAAATCGGCACCGAGCAAACCCACTCCGGCGGCGATGCGCGCGATATCGGTACCGGGCTCCAACTGGGCCGCCGCACCCGCGAGCTCATCTGCCACCTGATCCGCGACCACCTTGTATGTGCTCACCGCATCCGGATCGATCCGCACAGTTCGCGCCACTTCGGCCCCCTTCGCTCGTCGTTCGGGTACGACTGGACTGTAGAACAAAAGCCCTGACCCAGCGTCTTCCACGATGGGTTACCCAGCGGGACACCGCAACCCCCACGACCGAAACGCGACGCCCGCGCGTGTCGCGCCCCCTACACGCACCGCCGCGCGCTCACCCCGCGCGCAGCAGCCGGAACCGGGAGCCGTGGAAGATGAGCGGTTCGCGGTGCGGATGGGTGGCGATCCGATCGATCCCGAGGATGACGACCTGGTGATCGCCCGCCGGGACCTGCGCCTGCACGGTTCCTTCGATCCAGGCCGACGCACCGTGGATGAACACGCCGTCCCCGCTACCGTGATGCAGCGCCAGCCCCTGGAAACGGTTGGCGGACCGGCTACCGAGGGCGCGGGCCGCGTCCTGCTGTTCGGTGCCGAGCAGGCTGAGGCCGAGTTGGTCCGCGCCCGTCAGCCGGGGCCAGGTGGTGGAGGTGTTCTGCACGCAGAACGACACCAGCGGCGGATCGAGCGACACGGGCACGAAGGTCGCCACCGCCAAACCGTGCGGGACGCCG
This genomic interval carries:
- a CDS encoding flavin reductase family protein — encoded protein: MDELFSVPADGAGLRRAFANFPSGVVAVCARVDGVPHGLAVATFVPVSLDPPLVSFCVQNTSTTWPRLTGADQLGLSLLGTEQQDAARALGSRSANRFQGLALHHGSGDGVFIHGASAWIEGTVQAQVPAGDHQVVILGIDRIATHPHREPLIFHGSRFRLLRAG